From the genome of Oncorhynchus masou masou isolate Uvic2021 chromosome 15, UVic_Omas_1.1, whole genome shotgun sequence:
ccacacacacacacacacacttccatgtGGGTTGTTTGAGTTaagatcatacacacacacacgcataccacATTCGACGATTAACAGAATGTTCCAAATGACATCACACCTCAGAGCAAACACCAACAGTAGATCCAGTTTTGGTTCCGCTTTCTTCCCAGCAAGTCTTGCTACTCGTCCTTCTTTCTCTTGCCCAACCCCCTTTTCCCTATTATATAAGTTTgtgccctctccttcccccttccatctctccttcctttcctgcTGGACAGTTCAGTCTAAGCCCAACTTCACCCATCTTGTTTAGATTAGGCGGTTCTGAAACTGTCATATGGTTccggtttggtgtgtgtgtctgcaagtGTGTGCGTCTTTGCgttatctgcctgcctgccagcctgcctgcctaaGGCTCCAGATGTTGATTTGACTGGTGCCAGGATGTTTTCAGAGGAACAATGGAGCAGTGTTTTATAAGGCAGCAGCTGGGGAGCTGTTTCTATTGGGACTGGGGGGGTCTATGACGCAGAACCAAATACCTCTGGTCCCCATCTTACCCTCAGATACTGCTGGAGTCTAAATACTATTCTAACACGGATTTACCCCCTGGTCCCAATGGCACTCAAACATCCTCACAAACCGTTACACAGCCTTCACTATGCATTCAGGGCAGCTGAAGTGACCAACTATGGGCTGTTTGTTAAACCCTTTTTCAACCCACAGGGTCACTGAGGTTTGAGAGCAGTCCTAACTGGACCAGCCTGGCTGTTTCTGTTTTTGCCAAATCTCTTGTGGTCGTTACCCCAAACATAGATGTTTGGTGGTTTGTCTCTGTTCCCCATTTTAACCCACTGAACTGGGCAACAACATAGAGTTGGCTAGAGCAGCACCAGACTGGCATCAGACTATAGCTGGTCTGGGGTTAGAGAACTGAACCTTGTCATGACTAGTGATAGTTATCCTATGAAAGGAAGTTAATGTAGTAGTTGACATACATGTTCTATGTAATTGTGGTAGTTGACGACTGTATCTAaagactgctgtgtctgtgtatctCTTCCAGCCAACGCATCATCAGAAGCCCAGAACCAAACCGAGGGGAATAAGGAGGTGCTGCTCACACCAACCCCTACCATCACCACACCTCCTCCAGCgtgagtcactcactcactcactcactctcactgaCCTTGCACTACGAGtctctaacttcctccctcctctctctcagagtggAGCCAGAGGACCCCGATGTCGCCCTCTCCTCCCCGGACTCCCCCCTACCCACCCCGGACTCCCCCTCCCCAGAGGATGGACAGATCGTGACTctggtggtggaggaagaggagcccCCACAGTCCACTGTGACTcttatggaggaagagggggatgatgatgaggagagagaggaacagtggaTGAGGGAGAGCCAGCTgtactgtcctctctcctccgtgtcTTCCCTTTCTTCTGTCTCGTGTGTGGCCACACTGCCGGAGCTGCTACGGCGCTGGTGTGACGTTTGCCtcgccagagagagacagcgcgGTCTCTGCAAGAGGCAGcaagacacgtacacacacacccccataaACACTCCcttacccacacacaccaccatacaGGACCCTGTCCCCGCCGCCACACACACCCAGGAAGCCCCAACACACACCGAGCCGGTCCCTGATCCTGAGAAGACCCCCCGTGCCCAAAATGAGGTTTTATCTCCTACAGattcacacaatcacacagacacacaccccgtAGACCACATCATTGTTCTGGAGCCTAGCCGGACCTCTACCCTGCCCCCCCACAGCTTCTCTCACACCCCCCTCTCCAAACCCAACCCCACCCAGGACGAAGCTCCTTGGCCCCTCAGCCAAGATGACCCCGTCCCCCCTCCAGCCCTGCAGGGAGCCCCTGTCCCAGAGGCCCAGCAGGCCAGCACACCCAACCATTCCCCTAGTCCCactacccccctccaccccctaaCTTCTGAGACAGCTTCTCTGGACCTCACTCCACTCTCCCTGAAGGAGCAGCCAGTCCAGGCCCTCCCCACTGCCTCCAGACCTGCAGACATCCCCCTCCCACCGAACTCCCTGTGCCCCTCCAGCCCGACACACACGCAGAGCCACACACACCCAGGGCTGGGGTAGAAAGTGGAGACCTCAAGGGCCACGGGGAGCAGGGTGGCGactcctctccccagccagcaGAGCACCCACTTAGGGAAGAGTCCACGGAGGACCTGCTACTTAGCGTCCCGGTTATTGCTAACGGACATTTACACCGGACAGCTACGGACTTCTACGCTGAGCTGCAGAGCACAGGGGAGTATATTGGAGGGAATGGAGGCATGAACGGAGGAGTGAATATGCACGGCTCCAGTCAAAAGGAGAGTGTGTTCATGAGGTTGAACAACAGGATCAAAGCCCTGGAGATGAACATGTCCCTCAGCAGCAGATATCTGGAGGAACTCAGCCAGAGGtgagttttttttttgtgtgtgtgtgagagtgtttgtCTTTTTTAAACCTTATAGCCACGTCATAGCTTCCTCCATATGACTTGTCCTGTTCAGGCTCTGATTAGCTTGTTGTGTGTGCGGTGTGTTCTAGGTATCGTAAGCAGATGGAGGAGATGCAGAGGGCCTTCAACAAGACCATCATCAAGCTACAGAATACCTCCCGCATCGCTGGAGAACAGGTCCATTACAAACGGTTGCTTCTTGGTTTGGGTTGCAGGACGGTTGTTGTGGGATGGTTGTGATTTGTGTAGTTCAGTGATGGTTAACATGTGGTTTATCATAGGTTAGTGTATAccaactccggtcctccagttcccccaacagcgcacatttttgttgtagccccgGACAAAAACACCAGAATTGACTTGTCAAGGACTTGATGATTAGCTGagaagtagaatcaggtgtgcttgtctgcGGCCACGACAAAAACATGTGCTGTTGAGGGTACTGGAGGACAGTCGTTGAGAAACACTGGTATAGGTTGTTTGGTTGGGGTTGTCTTTTGTGGAGTAGGTTGGTTGTCTCAGGGTTTTATTAACGTTGCATCTTGGTTGTGTGATCCCTCAGGACCAGAGACAGACGGAGTCAATTCAGATGTTACAGGGCCAGCTGGAGAACGTCACCAAGCTGATGATCAACCTCACCATGACTGTCTCACAGTTACAGAAAGAGGTACACAGTAATACTACCTACATTTATTGAGTGTCAGATAAAATGTTGGCCTAATTTTAATCATCTTGCAAAATGTCATAATCTGATATGTTTTTGTGTTTCCTCATGTCTAAATGTTTATGTGTTCGTGTTTTCTAGGTGTCAGACCGACAGAGTTATCTGGTGGTGTCTCTagtcctgtgtctctgtctgggcctggTGTTCTGCCTGCACTGCTGCCGGAGCACCAACACACAaaccaccacacacaccgcagtcaaccactaccccagccccaagaGGTAAacactcaccaacacacacactgcagtcaaccactaccccagccccaagaGGTAAacactcaccaacacacacactgcagtcaaCCACCACCCCAGCCCCAAGAGGTAAacactcaccaacacacacactgcagtcaaccactaccccagccccaagaggtaaacacacaccaacacacacactgcagtcaaccactaccccagccccaagaggtaaacacacaccaacacacacaccgcagTCAACCACTACCCCAGTCaaccactaccccagccccaagaggtaaacacacaccaacacacacactgcagtcaaCCACTACCCCAGCCACAAGAggtaaacacacaccaacacacacaccgcagtcaaccactaccccagccccaagaGGTAAacactcaccaacacacacactgcagtcaaccactaccccagccccaagaGGTAAAcacgcaccaacacacacaccgcagtcaaccactaccccagccccaagaggtaaacacacacacggcagttaaccactaccccagccccaagaggtaaacacacaccaacacacacactgcagtcaaccactaccccagccccaagaggtaaacacacaccaacacacacaccgcagTCAACCACTACCCCAGTCaaccactaccccagccccaagaggtaaacacacaccaacacacacaccgcagtcaaccactaccccagccccaagaGGTAAacactcaccaacacacacactgcagtcaaccactaccccagccccaagaggtaaacacacaccaacacacacaccgcagtcaaccactaccccagccccaagaggtaaacacacacacggcagttaaccactaccccagccctaagaggtaaacacacacactgcagtcaaccactaccccagccccaagaggtaaacacacacactgcagtcaaccactaccccagccccaagaggtaaacacacacactgcagtcaaccactaccccagccccaagaggtaaacacacacaccacagccaaccactaccccagccccaagaggtaaacacacacacacttttttgtCTGATCTCCCCATATTATTTATTAGTGTTGTTGGTGCTTTCTGGGTCTAATATGTTTTCTCTTAGCCCAgttaatgttttattttatacAGCGGGTGGGTTTAATCCTTAATGCTGATTTGGTTAAAACTGTGTTCCAGCTGGTTGACACCAGTTATGATGTTGAAATGTCTATTTACTGTTCCATCTCGATGCGCAATCCACTATTTCATCAGCCCAGCCGGGCAATTTAGAAACGTGATGTCCACCATTTAAAAAGCAGCTAGACATGATCTCCCCTTTTTCTTTTAAACTGGCAGTTGGTTTTCAACAACCGAAATACATATGACTTCCTGTcttgtttcaatattgaaactCTCTCCACTGTCTTATTGAGGATTGTGTCAGGACGAGGAGATCTTTTTAGTCAGTGGAAATCAGGAATCcgcatccaaataaatgtcacttgaAAACAGCTAAAACAAACACGAATGCAGCTACTTttctgtaagttagccgtagttgacTGGCTAGCAAGCATGGCAGCATGGCAGCGCAACATTTCAAATGATCGACTGGGTCACTTCCATAGATTTTAGAACAGTGCTATTCTATCGTGTGTTTTAGGTGTTTCTCCTCCTATGAGGATATGAGTCTGAAGCGGAGGATATCGTGTCCTCTCGTACGCTCCAAGTCCTTCACCTTTCCTACTTCAAAAGGtaagtgtgtacacacacacacacacacacacacttagtcacTCTACAAACACTCAGTCACATGgcctctctcttacacacacacacacacacacatccttttcCTCTAAGCTTCCTGTCTTCTACATCGCTGCTCTGTCCATCCTGTTGCTGCTCAGGAGCTATGACTAAAAAGACGAGACACGACAGTCTTCAGAAAGCCTTCCATGCCAGCGGCATCATACACCACATTACTGCTACAGTCTCAGAgcaacagctgtgtgtgtgctcTGCCCATGCATGGTCTCTCTCTGGACTGCCGGGCTGGCTGGCTGTACCATGCTGGGGAGCTGCTGTAAGGGtactgtagggtactgtaggCACAGACACTCCAGTGGGATGGCCTGGGCACACCCCTCTCCTGAAGGAATAAAGAccttcagacagacaggaaacataGTACTCCCACTATTTCTCTCTCCTCGCTTtcatatatatactttttttctcaTGTCTGTGCTGTCCTTGGGCCAGAGCACTTGTCATTGCCATCTGTGTGTCCATACAGATGCTGAACTGAATGagagtatacagtaccagtcaaaggtttgacACACCACCTCATtccaggtttttctttattttgactattttctacattgtagaataatagtgaatacatctaaactatgaaataaaacatttggaatcatgtagtaaccaaaacagtgtgaagaatctaaaatacattttgatttgtttaaaagtAGTCACCCTGTGGCTTGATGACAACTTTCCATTCTCTCAACAACCTTCATGGGGAACGCTTTTCCAAccgaaggagttcccacatatattgagcacttgttagctgcttttccttcactctgtagtccaactcatccaaaaaccattcaattgggttgaggttgggtgattgtggaggccaggtcatctgatgcagcattccatccctctccttcttggtcaaatagcccttacacagcctggaggtgtgttgggtcattgtcctgttgaaaaacaaaaaccAGATGGCATTGTGTattgttgcagaatgctgtggtagccatgccagttaagtgtgccttgaattctgaataaatcactgacagtgttacctgcaaagcaccatcacaccatctcctccatgcttcacagtgggaaccacacatgcgtagATCCTCTGTTCACTTACtcagcatctcacaaagacactgcggttgaAACCAAAAGTCTCCcgtttggactcatcagaccaatgggacagatttccactgttctaatgttcattgctcgtgtttcttggcccaagcaagtctcttcttattattggtgtcctttagtagtggtttctttgcagcaatttgacattgatgttgagatgtctgttacttgaactatgtgaagcatttatttgggctgcaatttctgaggctggtaactctaatgaacttatcgtcagagagaactctgggtcttcctttcctgtggcggtcctcatgagacagtttcattatagcgcttgatggttaaaaaaaacaatgtaaccttttatttaactaggcaagtcagttaagaacaaattcttaattgcAATAACAGCctaccaggggaacagtgggttaactgccttgttcaggggcagaacgacagatttttatcttgtcagctcggggattcgatccagcaacctttcggttactgttcCAACACTCTAActctaggctacatgccaccccGGTTCTCATGACTGcagttgaagaaactttcaaagttctggaAATGTTCCGTGAAGacttaccttcatgtcttaaaataatgtaCTGTCGTTTccgtttgcttatttgagctgttcttgccataatatggacttggtcttttaccaaatagggccatcttctgtataccatccctaccttgtcacaacacaactgatttgttcaaatgcattaaggaggaaagaaattccacaaattaacttttagcaAGACACATTCCAGGTCACTACCtcatgaggctggttgagagaatgccatgtgtgcaaatctgtcatcaaggcaaagagtggctacattgaagaatctaaaatataaaaaagattttgatttgttaaacacttttgcttactaaatcaaatgttattagtcacattcaccgaatacaactggtattgatcttacagtgaaatgcttacttatgagcccctaaccaacaatgcagtttaaaaaaaatacaggtaAGAGGtcaaagtaacaagtaattaaagagcagcagtgaaataacaatagcgagactatatacaggggggtactgataCTGAGtctgtgtgggggcaccggtaatttgaggtagtatgtaggtagagttattaaagggcctatgcatagatgacaacagagtagcagcagtgtaaagaggggtctgggtagcccttttgattagctgttcaggagtcttatggcttgggggtagaagctgtttaaaaacctcttggacctagacttggcgctccggtactgcttgccgtgcgatagcagagagaagtGTCTGACTAGTGTTGCTGGAGTCTATGACAATTtttaggccttcctctgacacgcctggtatagaggtcctggatggcaggaagcttggccccactgatgtactgggctgtacacactaccctctgtagtaccttgcggtcggaggccgagtagTTGCCGTTCCAGGCAGTGACGCAACAGTGCAgatgtagaacgttttgaggatctgaggacccatgccaaatcttctcagtctcctgagggagaataggttttgtcttggtgtgcttgcgtgtactacatgattccatatgtgttatttcatagttttgatgtcttcactattattctacaatatagaaaatagtccaaataaagaaaaaccctggaatgagtgggtgtgtccaaacttttgactggtactgtacatagaaCACAATGCTTCAGCCTGGCTGCTTCTGTTAGACCACTGCAAGTAGTAGCATCAACTAGAGAAAACTGCTTTGTAGGCCCAATGTAGGCTAACTACTAGCTATAACCTTTATTCTGGGATATAGTATATCAAGGATGTGTAACATTTCTTTAATAGTAATCAGTAGTACTACTTGCAATGTGGTGTCATGCTGCTTGTGTCATGCGTGTTCCTGTATGCCATCCCATCATTAACAtggccctgttctctccctgttcagTAGGCCCCGACGACCTATACATTGTTGAACCTTTAAGGTTCTCACCAGAGAAAAAGGTACAGtgtcccctgctctcctctccgtCTGCTACTGCTGTTGTATGGTGGCCCCCGCGGccatcttgtttgcttatggtctCAGTGGAGTAAGGTGAATTTGCCCCcagaccagggtttcccaaactcggtcctcgggaccccaatgtgtgcacgttttggtttttgccctttacagctgattcaaatgatcatcaagctttgaatcagctgtgtagtgttagggcaaaaaccaaaacgttccggaggaccaagtttgggaaacgctgcccTAAACTCTGATCTAAGGTTAATTTAGCGGTCTCCcatcctaatggttaaggttagggtctgGGGAGAGTTAAGCGGATCCTAGATCTGTGATTACAGGCCGTTTCTGTGGATTTGGTCGAGTTAACCATTTCTCTGCTGACAATGGAGCTGGACTGTTAGGGGGTGATGTAGGAGCATGTACAGGGCAGTGGTTTAAAAGTTGTAACCCACCAATAGCTGACATCCTGTTTTTATCCACAACCCAGACTTAAGCTGTATAACATGCATAACATGGCTTTGGTCAGCACCCTATCCTTTTTAATGCCATTCTCTCCACTGTCCCTGCCTTGTGCTGTCCTGTACTGGATCAAAATATTTAGACACAATCTTTGAGAGCTTGGTGTCTGTGTAGTTTGTTGTAACTGTGCCGTGTGTCTGGTATAGAGGTGGTTAACATGACTTAACATATATTTTTACATCTGTCGTTTGCCCTGTACTCTTTATTTATcgatctctccatccctccctccctctctctctctccagaagaaacGATGTAAACTGAAGGCAGCATTATCAGCTCCCTCTTCCCCAGGGGCTGACGGGGCACTCGAATGCAACGGCCTCCCCCACTCTGTgactcccccacctccaccaccacctccaatTTTAGAAGACATCTCCTGTAAGGAGCTCCACATCCCCTCAGAGGGCAGCAGCGGCAGCTCCTCCATCCACTCTGAGGAGTCCTACATCAGCCGTGGCCCGCCACTCTCCTCCCCCCCGTGCATGTTTAACGGCCATGCTGCCCTCCCCGTCCcgctctgcctcccctccctccctccctctaagaAGAGGTCAGCGAAGCGTCAGAGGTCTCGTCAAGTGGAGCTGCAGttatcctccagacagacagggggggcTATGAACTCCCTGCCCAGCCTGCAGCAGCTGATCAAGGGAAACAAGAAGATCAGGGTGGGGACTATTGGCCCCACGGCCGTCACAGGACATGTCTAATCACAAATGCACACTTCAGACTgactcagatacacacacacacacacacacacacacaccctggtagCAGACTTGGTTaaggaggtgtgtaggggtgtgtggtCTCGCCCCAAAATGGCCACATCTCTGAACCACTTCTCCCATGAGCACCCTGGCCTACAGTGGAACTCGGAAACCATGACATTAGTTGTCCATCAACAGCCACCCTccccaccaatcagagaccattTAACGGTCATGTGCCTTTACTGTCCATTCAAAAGCTTTCACCAatggaaaaaaataataaattcAAAGTATTGTTCTTTTTCTTTTCGGAGAGCAAAACTGTAATGCTTTGGAGTGTTATAAGAAAACAGACATTCATACATGTGACCTGTTTCTACTGGACAAGCACATTGCTCCATAAGACCTAGGCGTCAGGGGCTTGTACTGCAGCCCTGTACCCAGAGAGGAGAAGGGCTGGCTGGGTAGAGCTCCTACCGCAGCCCCCTGCCTCTCCTGGGGCCTGTGAAAGTAGAGTATGAAGCTGTAAGGATGAAATGTGTCGCAATGAGAGAACTGTGCAGCAGGACTAGTTACTTCTctaacccatccctccctcctttctcttgtCCTCCATTTCCACATTCTGTTCattctctgtgtagtgttcagaGCTAGCGAACACTACGGCATTTGTTGTTCATATGGGACTGGGGTGTTAACCTTCACACCACAGCAGGCCCTCTGTCTCGCCCTCTCAGGCAGTCTAACCTAACACAACCAGCAGAGCTGAATGAAGATacactgtgtgtgttcatgtctctgtgtctctagggGCTAGCCATGTTTATCCAGCTGTGATACTAAGGAAGAAGCTCTAACTATTGAACTAGTTTACATAGCAGCTTGTCTCGCAAGTAAGACCTCTGAAAGTTGTATGGGCTGGGCCcaaaatacacacacgcacgcacgcacgcacacacacacacacactaacaaacacacacaaagggaTCTTGTACTGTTAAAATACGGAAAATTAGGATGAAGTATATTCCATTTTAAAGATCACATCTAACTGGTATACTTGGTCCATTCTATTGTGTTCTACAGACCCCCACAAACATTTTAAGTCATCAATTGGGCTTTATGTACCTATTATTTATGGAGATATGGCCATGTAACTCCTGTCCAATATGGCTCCATGGGGCTGGTTGGTGGCCATTTTGGAAATGCTGCCAGGGTGGTAATACAAAACATCTGTGATGGCATTATAGCTaagaaatatatttaaaaaacacacTTCTTGGGACTTGTTCTAGCTGTTTGTGAAATGTGGTGTTTTTATCACAAAATCAACAATTCCCCTCAAATTTGAGGCTTAGCTGCT
Proteins encoded in this window:
- the LOC135556351 gene encoding LOW QUALITY PROTEIN: SUN domain-containing ossification factor-like (The sequence of the model RefSeq protein was modified relative to this genomic sequence to represent the inferred CDS: inserted 1 base in 1 codon), encoding MKRLRVLLACLILWWYPSHNVCCSEHSSSAPGVSSGESSLPEHHHEQHHRTDHKEESSSRTHTHTYDVELETKRATLEEPNTPNTEQTVNQKEPVVVWSAPEPHLDPEPPAAAAEPHSHNTHILTDPEPDTQPTPLQNQAPSSPSIPPLSDDPTQGPASTDHTGPVETPSDAPAEPSPAPSTEDPQHTPTSTSYIPAPAPSSSIEVARSHPAVEDSPVEVASAEADPSLEVASAGSNSSLEGNVFADFSGSQCGMIPHNLATQTPPFGSPPTSGDDDSVESQSEQGHSQDAPGADVQVSLSPDDPDQGLPELDQGGNTSYRHQDTDQDQQAVDEAVDASGKETDPSVPSKEDIPTFDEWKKQVMEVEKEKTLSLHTSSSGIPPVKKVQKNFKNNYASVECGAKMLSANTESKSTSAILMENMDLYMLNPCSNKIWFVIELCEPIQVKQLDIANFELFSSTPKDFLVSISDRYPTNKWVKLGTFHARDERTVQSFPLDEQLYAKYVKMFIKYIKVELISHFGSEHFCPLSLIRVFGTSMVEEYEEIADSQYPSERLEYLDEDYDYPPGYLHSEDKGSKNLLGSATNAILNMVNNIAANVLGGKPEDGGAQLEPNASSEAQNQTEGNKEVLLTPTPTITTPPPAVEPEDPDVALSSPDSPLPTPDSPSPEDGQIVTLVVEEEEPPQSTVTLMEEEGDDDEEREEQWMRESQLYCPLSSVSSLSSVSCVATLPELLRRWCDVCLARERQRGLCKRQQDTYTHTPINTPLPTHTTIQDPVPAATHTQEAPTHTEPVPDPEKTPRAQNEVLSPTDSHNHTDTHPVDHIIVLEPSRTSTLPPHSFSHTPLSKPNPTQDEAPWPLSQDDPVPPPALQGAPVPEAQQASTPNHSPSPTTPLHPLTSETASLDLTPLSLKEQPVQALPTASRPADXPPPTELPVPLQPDTHAEPHTPRAGVESGDLKGHGEQGGDSSPQPAEHPLREESTEDLLLSVPVIANGHLHRTATDFYAELQSTGEYIGGNGGMNGGVNMHGSSQKESVFMRLNNRIKALEMNMSLSSRYLEELSQRYRKQMEEMQRAFNKTIIKLQNTSRIAGEQDQRQTESIQMLQGQLENVTKLMINLTMTVSQLQKEVSDRQSYLVVSLVLCLCLGLVFCLHCCRSTNTQTTTHTAVNHYPSPKRCFSSYEDMSLKRRISCPLVRSKSFTFPTSKGPDDLYIVEPLRFSPEKKKKRCKLKAALSAPSSPGADGALECNGLPHSVTPPPPPPPPILEDISCKELHIPSEGSSGSSSIHSEESYISRGPPLSSPPCMFNGHAALPVPLCLPSLPPSKKRSAKRQRSRQVELQLSSRQTGGAMNSLPSLQQLIKGNKKIRVGTIGPTAVTGHV